In Halovivax gelatinilyticus, the following are encoded in one genomic region:
- a CDS encoding DUF7559 family protein — translation MPPTEEFVCTESTCYLDLFENHYTYDVPDDHDATSVSCPVCGGTDCLEPVGL, via the coding sequence ATGCCACCGACCGAAGAATTCGTCTGTACCGAATCGACGTGCTACCTCGATCTCTTCGAGAACCACTACACCTACGACGTTCCGGACGACCACGACGCGACGTCCGTCTCCTGTCCCGTCTGTGGCGGAACCGACTGTCTCGAACCCGTCGGCTTGTAA